The Prinia subflava isolate CZ2003 ecotype Zambia chromosome 5, Cam_Psub_1.2, whole genome shotgun sequence genome window below encodes:
- the LOC134551479 gene encoding uncharacterized protein LOC134551479, translating to MRGSALGVVVTINEGFFFQILLPLRRREEGSAPPAALPPEPCPSRRAGTAGTKRRCRGEPGAPHLSLIAAERARERKLPQTRQQNAGFRRLRASFLHTSIINLRAEIKDPRAKEIIDSARKRFPGAAHGQPPPTAGAVLSCSPTLHGGCPSCSPAPSPLSTPGGQTPSRGSGARVPPSSIKTKQAVTMRRVQAETPLAVFILCNSMQALSFQLFETMCH from the exons ATGCg CGGGTCTGCGTTGGGAGTTGTAGTCACCATAAATGAgggatttttcttccagattttGCTGCCTTTAAGGCGAAGAGAGGAGGGGAGCGCACCTCCGGCAGCGCTGCCGCCCGAGCCCTGCCCGTCGCGGCGAGCGGGCACCGCAGGGACGAAGAGGAGATGCCGGGGGGAGCCGGGCGCTCCCCACCTTTCACTCATAGCCGCAGAGAGAGCGAGGGAGAGAAAATTGCCCCAGACCAG GCAGCAAAATGCTGGGTTTAGAAGACTGCGAGCCAGTTTCCTGCATACTTCTATAATTAATTTGCGTGCGGAGATCAAAGATCCGAGGGCGAAGGAAATAATTGATTCTGCCAGAAAACGCTTCCCTGGCGCAGCCCACGGTCAGCCGCCACCCACGGCAG GTGCGGTGCTGTCCTGTTCCCCCACCCTGCACGGTGGGTGCCCGTCCTGCTCCCCCGCACCGAGTCCCCTGAGCACACCCGGTGGGCAAACACCCTCCCGAGGCAGCGGCGCTCGAGTCCCTCCATCCTCAATAAAAACGAAGCAGGCTGTGACGATGAGACGGGTCCAGGCTGAAACTCCACTCgctgtgtttattttgtgcAATTCGATGCAGGCCCTCTCATTTCAGCTGTTTGAAACGATGTGTCACTAG